Proteins encoded by one window of Acetivibrio thermocellus ATCC 27405:
- the rsxC gene encoding electron transport complex subunit RsxC, which produces MFARNFFKGGTKVPHFKNTAECETVKMGVPEKVVIPMLQHVGAPCEPCVKKGDTVRVGQVIGNSDKYISSPIHSSVSGTVNDVAPMLFAGGIYVTAVEIKTDGKQEIYEGIKPPSFSNSKEFISAIRESGLVGLGGAGFPAHVKLSPPPDKKIDTLIINAAECEPYITSDYREIIENSWNVVSGINIIMEILGIENVLIGIEDNKPEAIKEMTRVAATDDRINVIKLKSRYPQGAEKMLIYATTGRKVPPGKLPADVGVIVMNVNSVSFISEYIKTGMPLIKKRVTVDGPSVKRPGNVEVLIGTPISEVFSFCGGFGIVPKKILMGGPMMGIAQYTLDTPVLKHTNALLAFDETTAVLPKEQACIRCGRCVRACPMNLLPLYLNNNSIRGNIEELNRYHVMDCIECGSCAYVCPAKINLVQSIRLGKAQVRQAAAKGGN; this is translated from the coding sequence ATGTTTGCTAGGAATTTCTTCAAAGGCGGAACGAAAGTTCCTCACTTCAAAAATACTGCTGAATGTGAAACTGTCAAAATGGGGGTCCCTGAAAAGGTGGTAATTCCCATGCTTCAGCATGTCGGAGCGCCGTGTGAACCCTGTGTAAAGAAAGGGGATACTGTCCGGGTGGGACAGGTGATAGGAAATTCTGATAAGTATATTTCGTCACCTATCCATTCAAGCGTATCCGGAACGGTAAACGATGTGGCTCCGATGCTTTTTGCCGGCGGGATTTACGTTACCGCGGTGGAAATTAAGACTGACGGAAAACAGGAAATTTATGAAGGTATCAAGCCTCCGAGTTTTTCAAACAGCAAAGAGTTTATTTCAGCCATCCGGGAATCGGGCCTCGTAGGACTTGGCGGTGCTGGATTTCCGGCTCATGTCAAGCTTTCACCCCCTCCGGACAAAAAGATTGACACGCTGATAATCAATGCGGCTGAGTGTGAACCTTATATAACTTCCGATTACCGGGAAATTATTGAAAATTCCTGGAACGTGGTCAGCGGAATCAATATAATTATGGAAATTCTGGGGATTGAAAATGTTTTGATAGGTATTGAGGACAACAAGCCGGAAGCTATAAAAGAAATGACCCGTGTTGCGGCAACAGACGACAGAATAAATGTAATCAAGCTTAAATCCCGGTATCCGCAGGGTGCTGAGAAAATGCTCATTTATGCAACTACGGGAAGGAAGGTTCCGCCCGGAAAACTGCCTGCGGATGTGGGAGTAATTGTTATGAACGTAAACAGTGTGTCTTTTATATCGGAGTATATCAAGACCGGAATGCCCCTTATAAAGAAAAGGGTCACGGTGGACGGACCTTCGGTAAAAAGACCGGGCAATGTGGAAGTTTTGATAGGTACTCCCATATCGGAGGTTTTCAGCTTTTGCGGAGGTTTTGGCATTGTTCCCAAAAAGATACTGATGGGTGGACCAATGATGGGAATAGCGCAGTATACGCTGGATACACCGGTTCTCAAGCATACAAATGCCCTTCTGGCTTTTGATGAAACAACTGCCGTATTGCCAAAGGAGCAAGCTTGTATAAGGTGCGGAAGGTGTGTTAGGGCATGTCCGATGAATCTTTTACCACTTTATCTTAACAATAATTCGATAAGGGGAAATATTGAAGAGCTTAACAGATACCATGTAATGGATTGCATAGAATGTGGCAGCTGTGCTTATGTATGTCCGGCAAAAATTAATCTTGTCCAGTCAATAAGGCTTGGCAAGGCACAGGTAAGACAAGCGGCAGCGAAAGGGGGAAATTAA
- a CDS encoding RnfABCDGE type electron transport complex subunit D — protein sequence MERSFIVSSSPHIRDNISTRRIMLDVIIALIPASLAGVYFFGPRTLLVILVSILACVLSEYLSGKLMKRSNTISDLSAVVTGLILALNLPPTVPLWMVVVGAVVAIVVIKQLFGGMGQNFINPALGARVFLFISYANRMTNWVIPGTDAVSSATPLGLLKAEDAAQVVLPSYKDLFFGNIGGCIGEVSAAALLIGGIYLVARKVISPEIPLTYIGTLGLFTWIFGGPTLFSGDFVYHILSGGLLLGAIYMATDYTTSPMTTKGRIIMGIGCGLLTGIIRLYTNYPEGASFAILIMNVMVPLIDRYTVPKSFGGGKAVERYS from the coding sequence TTGGAAAGAAGTTTTATAGTATCATCATCGCCTCATATAAGGGACAATATAAGTACAAGGCGGATAATGCTGGATGTGATTATTGCCCTTATTCCGGCATCTTTGGCAGGAGTCTACTTTTTCGGTCCCAGAACGCTGCTGGTAATTTTAGTAAGCATTCTGGCCTGCGTGTTGTCAGAATATCTCTCAGGTAAGCTGATGAAAAGAAGCAACACAATTTCAGATTTGAGTGCGGTGGTTACAGGACTTATTTTGGCATTAAACCTTCCTCCCACAGTACCTCTGTGGATGGTTGTGGTAGGAGCGGTTGTGGCAATAGTTGTCATAAAACAGCTGTTTGGAGGAATGGGACAAAATTTCATCAATCCGGCATTGGGAGCAAGAGTGTTTTTATTTATATCCTATGCAAATCGCATGACCAATTGGGTAATACCGGGTACTGACGCAGTGTCTTCGGCAACTCCCCTTGGGTTGCTTAAGGCCGAAGATGCCGCACAAGTTGTCCTTCCATCCTACAAGGACCTTTTCTTTGGCAACATTGGAGGATGTATAGGTGAAGTTTCTGCAGCCGCCCTTTTGATAGGTGGAATATACCTTGTGGCAAGAAAGGTTATAAGCCCGGAAATACCTTTGACATACATCGGAACCTTGGGATTGTTTACATGGATATTCGGAGGACCAACACTGTTTAGCGGGGACTTTGTATACCACATACTTTCAGGTGGCCTGTTGCTGGGCGCAATTTATATGGCTACGGATTACACCACTTCGCCCATGACCACCAAGGGACGGATAATTATGGGTATAGGATGCGGACTTCTTACCGGAATTATACGTCTGTATACCAACTATCCGGAAGGAGCGTCTTTTGCAATCCTTATAATGAATGTCATGGTTCCGTTGATTGACAGATATACCGTTCCAAAAAGTTTTGGAGGTGGAAAAGCCGTTGAAAGATATAGTTAA
- a CDS encoding RnfABCDGE type electron transport complex subunit G, which produces MKDIVKPTVVLLLICSFVTLALAFTNSMTKDRIAEAAKIEEDNAKKEVLSLAETFEEIENVEAITSRNEAFAPVKKAFVGLKGEDVVGRVFITETKGYGGTMKITVGIDSEGAITKVKIGDNNETPGLGAKAKDKPFISQFEGIAPKEPLTVVKNAKTKVEEINAISGATITSRAVTKAVQAALDVNAELDKAEEDL; this is translated from the coding sequence TTGAAAGATATAGTTAAACCGACAGTGGTGTTATTGTTAATATGTTCATTTGTTACTTTGGCTTTGGCATTTACCAATTCCATGACCAAGGATAGAATAGCCGAGGCGGCCAAAATAGAAGAGGATAATGCCAAAAAAGAAGTATTGTCTTTGGCCGAAACTTTTGAAGAAATTGAAAATGTTGAGGCAATAACAAGCCGAAATGAGGCTTTCGCTCCCGTAAAGAAAGCATTTGTCGGACTGAAAGGTGAAGACGTGGTCGGAAGAGTATTTATTACGGAAACAAAAGGTTACGGGGGCACAATGAAAATAACAGTGGGAATAGACAGCGAAGGGGCTATAACTAAAGTTAAAATTGGAGACAACAATGAAACACCCGGACTGGGAGCAAAAGCTAAAGATAAACCTTTCATATCCCAGTTTGAGGGTATTGCTCCGAAAGAGCCGCTGACTGTGGTGAAAAATGCTAAAACAAAAGTGGAAGAAATCAATGCCATAAGCGGAGCCACCATAACTTCCAGGGCGGTAACAAAAGCAGT